ATGCCCTGCTTCAAGCCCGGCACCCTGCGGATGATCGGTCCGGCGATGCCGCGGGCGAGGCTTATCAGAGACTGGTTCTTTGACCCAGGAATGCCGTACTTGCTGGTCACCGTAAGTTTGCCGGCGTGGCGGCGGCAAACCTCGCCGAGGCAGGCTTCGGCCTGTCCGTAACCGTAGGAAGGGGCGACATCGAAATGGGTAATACCTGCCTCGACAGCGGCTTCGAGCATCGTGAGAGAGTCCCGGCGGTTAAGGCCCCCCATGATGCTTGAACAGCCGAAGCCCAGGCGCGTAGTGGTTCGGCCGGTCGTCGCTAGGGCTATCTCTTGCATCCGGCTCTCCTAATCAGTGTGCTCGTTTGAGGTTAGCCTAGATCGCCTGCAAGATGGTCCGCCAAACGAACGGCGAGAGCGAGGACGGTGTGAGTGGGATTTGAAAAGCTCGAAGTTGGAAAGACGGCTCCCGAGCAGACGTAGATATTCGCAGTGCCGTGGAGCCTTAGGTTGGGATCGACTACGCCGTCCTCGGGATCGACCGCCATGCGCATGCCGCCCATGTGGTGGTTGCTGTCATCGCATTTTGCTCGAAACTCCGGCTTGCCCGCGACAAGATCGGGGTCCGGAATGACCCTCGCAATCCCGGCCAGAGAGCATTGTGCAATGAGCACATACTCGCGGATTGCTGCCAATTCCTTGTCTGAAATCTGCCAATCGAGCCTCGTGCGGTAGAGGCCGAGGGCGTCTCTTTCGTCCGAAAGCGTGATGCTGCTTGTAGAGTCAGGCTGCTGCTCGCAGTGGACGCGCAATGTGATAGCTGCGTCCGACGGGTTGTAGGCGCGGTTTTGAATGGCATATCGCAGCGTTTGTCGCACGAGAAGCGGGAGATTCTTCACGACGAAGACAACATCCGCGAAGGCCACCTCGCGCACGCGGCCTCGCAGTATCTTCTTGGCGGTCTCCTTGAGCCTGCCGAGCGCTTCGTCGGCGTTCGAGATGAAGGACATGGTCGCGGCAACGTTCAGCGTGCGCCTCTCTTGCTGGATCGAGGAAGAAAGCCGAAGCTTCGGGTGGTACTTGAATCCTTCGCGGAAAATGTTGTCGAAGATTCGATGAAATCCCTCGGAATCAATTGGCTCTATCTCTGCAGCGTTTACGTCGATGTGGTCTTGAAAATGTCTCCCCAGGAGACCTGAGCGGTTCCAGGGAAATCCTGCCGCGCTTGGTTGCAGAAAAAAACGTGAACTTTCAATGGCACCGAGACAGAACACGAAGCGAGAGGCTCGGAAGGTGGCTTCGACACCTGTGAGCGTTCGGCACCTAACCCCGATCATGCGATCCGCGTGGAAGATCATCTCGACAGCATTCGCATGGAGCCACACGACGAGGCTGGCGTTTTCCTCGAGTACGGCACGGTGAAGACGGGCGAAGGACGGTTCAGGGCACCATCGGGAAAAGTAGCTGTGGAGTCCGTCGAACGAAGGTGGCTCGACACCAATCTTGCGCCAGACGGATTCGTCTTTGCGAATGACGCCGCCAAGGCCCTCAAGCTCAAGCGCTCGCTCGTAGTACGGGCGCAGTTCGTCTTTGGAAAACGGCCATCCGCTCTCCGCGATCCAGGGCCGTTGGATGAAGTCGAGGTACTCGAACTCGAGGATCTGGCCTCCCCAACGTGTGGTCGTTCCGCCCTTTGCACGGAAGCGTCCGGTATGAACACCGCGATGGATGTTGCCGACGACCTCGCTGCGGTAGGTTTCCTGGGACCGCTCCTCGACATCCGCGCCTCCGCCTTCGAGAAGTACCACTCGCTTCCCTTGCCTGATCAACTCGACCGCGATTACGATTCCCGCCGCCCCTGCGCCCACGATGCAGACATCCGCGACCTCGCTCGGATCGGGTTGAGAGACTTCGAGGTCGCGGATCAAGCTTTGCCTCTGCGAACAGACTCCAGGATCGAGGCGACACGATCCACGATCAGGCCGACCTGGCGATCGTTGTGGTACCCGTCGCGTTCGGCACGAGCGAGTCCGGCCGCCGCGATCCTCGCCCTTGCTGCCTCGTCGGGCAGATATCTGCGGATCTTTTCGACGCACTCTTCTATCGAGGAGAAGAAGACTGCCTCGACGTCTTCTTCGAACCTCTGCTGATGGCCATCGGAGCGCTCGGCAAGAAGAAATCCTCCGCATCCCGCGATCTCGAAGCTCTTGTGGACGAACTCGTCCTGGTTCGAGTGGGTAATGAAACTGAGGTTGATCTGCGAGCGCCAGATTCCCTCGCGATATTCGTCGCGAAAGAGCTCACCGTTCCCGCGATAGATCGCCGTTGTCGCTTCCAGGCCGAGTGCAGGCTTCCAAACGAGACCGCCCGACACAGTGACGTGGAAGCCGAACTCCTTCCAAAGACGCGTGAGAAACTGGGCGCGATCGTCGTACGGTGTGCCGATGAAGGAGACACCACGATCGCGGTCGGCGTCGGACCAACCGGGCGGTGGCGGGAAGTGCATCGTGGGCTCATACGCGGTCTGGATCTTCATGACGTCGCGGGCGCCCCGCGCGTGATATTCGGCGATGTTGCGGTCGCGCTGGACAACGTGCAGGTCGAAGAAGGGGATATTCTTCATATACAGGCGCCAGCCTGGATCGCGGCGGGTGCCAAAGGGATTGTCGATCATGTAATTAACGCTCACGATCCCCAGCGCTCGCCAGCGCTTGAGGGTCGAGGCCTTGAGCCAGAGAAGCTTGTCGGTCCAGACCACGTCGGGCTTCTCCTGCATGGTCAGGCGCAGAAGGTCGCGGTTGAGGCGCTCGACCTGAGGTCCGGCTGCGAGGCGGTGCATCACCTTCGCGAGGAAGGGGTTGCGAGGCGCGTACTCGAGCGAGTCGAAGCCGATGACAGTGTGGCCGAGGCGTTCAAGCGCCCATAGACGGTACAGAGCCGAGTCGTTTGGAGAGATGCTTCCGGCGTAGAGGATCTTCATGTGCCGAACGCTCATCCGCTAATGCTTGTGCCTGAGGTTGGCGATGACCTGCTCAGCGTGAATGACCCCCGCAAGACGCTTGTCGTCGTCGACCACAGGCAGCGAGCGGAGGTTGTACTTGTCGAACAGCTCGGCGACTTTCTTCCCATTCGCGTCGAGGCGGCAGCTCACAATGTGCCCCTGCGGGAGAGCCGATAGCGCCGCCCCGGGTTCCGCAAAGAGGAGGCGGACGACTGGGATTAAACCGCGAATCTTCTGATCGTCGTCCAGCAGGATGATATCGGTGATCACTTCAATATCGCCTTCGAAGTCGCGCAGAGCGTTCACGGCATCCGACACGGTCGCAACCTCGGGCAGTGAAACGTAGTCGGTCGTCATGCGGCCGGCTGCGGAGTCTCCCGAGAACTCGAGAAGCTCTTCGACCTCATGCCGCTCCTCGGGATCCATCTCTTCGAGGATCGCCTCGGAGCGTTCGTCGGACAGCTCGGACAGGAAATCGGCGGCAGCACCGGGGTCCATCTCTTCGACGATCCCGGCGACCTGCTCGGAGTCGAGATCTTCGATGAGAGCCTTCTGCATCTTGGGGTCGACTTCTTCAAGCGCCTCGGCAGCGACCTCTTCGTCGAGACTGGTAAAGAGCGCGTGGCGTTCTGCCGGCCCAAGTTCCTCCAGGATGTCCGCGATGTCGGATGGGTGCATCTTCGAGAGTCGGTTCTGTTCGATCTTCAACTTCACCCGGCGCGACGGGTCGCGGTCGATCAGGTCGACGAAGTCCCACGGGATAACACTCGCTGGAATGCGGCAGGATAAGTTGTCGATAGTGCCGTGCGGCAGACCTTTGAGCAGACGCCGTATTGCCCCACGAACTCCCACTTCAACCTCGGCGATGCGAAGCGAAAGTCTGTCTGTCCCGTCAAGACATGCCTCCCAGATGAGGTCGACATCGTTTACTCGCACGACTTTGTGCCCGTTAACATCAATGATTTGCTGGTCGAGCAGGTCACGTTCCAGCAGAAGATATGCCTCAGCATCTGCCATCTCCTGCATCTCGGCAGATGCCCGGAGTTGAAGACCGTCACCGCCCTGAACGAGATCAGACACGCGTATCAGCGACGGTTGCCCATTCTTCTTTCCGGTCGCGAGCCGCAGGATAAAACCGAAGACGTGCGCCGCGTCGTCCGAGGGGCTGACGGCGAACTCACGCACCGAGCCGAATGCGCGCCCATCAGGGCCATTGACCTTGGCGCCCATCAGTGCCGATACGCTCGTTCTCTCGTTCGCGTGCTTCGTCATAGTCCTTCGTCCTTGAGCCTTACCAAACCTTGCAGACTTTGGACTTCACCATCGGCTGTCCGACCTTGCACCCAAATGCGGGGGCGAACTGCGGCAGGTTCGTTACGATGCCGTTCACACGGGCAAACCCGGGAGAGTGCGGATCAGTTGCGGCCTGGAGGCGCTCGGCCGCTTCGCGTGTGTTCTCACAGGCCCATTGGGCGTAGCCGATGAAGAATCGCTGATCCGGGGTAAAGCCATCGATGGGCTTGAGGTTCTTGCCTTCGACCTGGTGCTTCCAGGCGATATAAGCGATGAGTGTTCCGCCGAGATCGGCTACGTCCTCACCGCTTGTCAGCTTGCTGTTGATGTGGATGTCATCGACGACGACATAGGTAGCGAACTGGTCGCGGAGGCAGTTGATGCGGTCTTCGAAGCCTTGCGCGTCCTCTTTGGTCCACCAGTCCTTGAGGTCGCCCTCGGCGTTAAATTGGCGGCCTTCGTCGTCGAAGGCGTGGGTGAGTTCGTGGCCGATGGTGCCACCGGTGTCGCCGTAATTCGGGGCGTCGTCGGCCTTCGGATCGTAGAGAGGTGGCTGAAGGACGCCGGACGGGAAGTTGATGTCGTTCATCTGGGGGTTGAAGTAGGCGTTCACGGTTGGCGGCGTCATGCCCCACTCGTTTCGGTCGACGGGCTTGCCCACCTTGGCCCAGTCGCGCGAGTCCTCGAACTGCTGGGCGCGTTCTGTGTCGCCGAAGAAGTCGCCTGGGGTGATCGTGAGTTTGGTGTAGTCGCGCCAGGTGTCTGGGTAGCCGATCTTATTGCGGATGGCGTGAAGCTTGCGGAGGGCTTCCTTCTTTGTCGCCGGGCTCATCCAGTCCAGATGCTCGATCTCGTCCTGCATGACGGCTTCAATCTGCTGGGTCATGACGAGCGTCTTCTGCTTCGTGTCCGCGGCGAAGGTGCGGCGCACAAACTCCTGCCCGAGGGCCTCGCCAAGGGAGCTGTCGACAAAGCGAACACAGCGCTTCCAGCGTGGCGGCTGTTGCTGCGCGCCACGAAGGTAGCCGCGGTAGAAGCCGAAGTTCTCGGTCTCGAATGAGCTGGCGAGTGCAGGTGCCGCGCCAGTCAGAAGGTGAAACCTCAAGTAAGACTTCAAGGCTTCGAGCGCTTCGTTCTTCAGTTCAGCGTCGAGCGCCTTCTGAAACTCCGGCTCCGTGACATTGACTGTCGCGATTCCAGCGAGACCGCGCTTGGCGAAGAAAGCTGGCCAGTCAACCGACGGGTTGATCTTCGTAAGCTCGGCCACCGTCATCTTGTGGAACTGCTTGTAGGGGTCGCGCTTGTCGACAAGCGTGAGCGAAGCGGTGGCGAGGGCGGTCTCGATGCGCATGACGTCGGCGGCATCACTCGCTGCCTTTGCATCGGTCTCGCCGGCGAGGGCGAAGAGCTTTGTCACATAAGCCACATACTTCGCGCGCGTCTCGACACTCTTCGGGTCGGCCTTGAGGTAGTAGTCGCGGTCGGGAAGGCCGAGGCCTCCAGAGGCGACGGCTGTAATAACGTCATTGGCGTTCGCGGGGTCCTGGGTTGATCCCGAGTTAAAGAAGAAGGAGCCGACGGCGTCATGCGAGAGGGTGCTGATCGACGCAGCTACTGCAGCCCGATCTCTCAGGGCATCGATCATCGCCAGTTCGGGACGGAGCGGGTCGAGGCCGCGCTTATCGATCGCTGACGTATCCATGCAAGCGGCAAAAGCGTCGCCGATCTTCTGCTGAATGGGCGTGCGGTTCGTTGCCTTCGCTGCGTCCTCTAGGATTCCCCAAAGGAACTGCGCATTCTCGTCAGTGAGCTTGGCGTAGACGCTCCAGTTCGCCTGGTCTGCCGGGATGGGATTGTTCTTCATCCATCCGCCGCAGGAGTATTTGTAGAAGTCGGTGCACGGATCAACGGTGCGATCCATGTCGTTGATGTCGAGTACCGGCGAGAACGGCATCTGCTGCAGCGGCCTCGGAGCAGGAGCGGTCTGCGCTCTTGCGAAAGGCACTCCGGAAAAAAGAAAAACCGCCGCGACTGCTGCCAAACCCTTCATCTGCAAAGACCTCGTGTTGGCATCGTAAATCACTCGCTCCGGCCCCGCCGGAATGAGGCGCGTGATCTGCCCGCTTCGCTTCTCGAAGGTATCCGCCTTGACATCTTCCCGCGTGGCAAGCACACTGCCAACATCGGGCATCGGCGGCGTATGCCGGTGCGGAGTATCGAATCCGTACGCAGGACTGCTTCCCCAAAAGGACCGAGTTGGCCGACCATACAACAAGCCGCGTCAGTTACACGCTGGATTCGTCACTCGCCAGCGTCAACAAAGTAGAGCAGACGGCCGAGGAATTTGCCGAACGCGCAGGCTTCGACGAAGATACCGTGCCGAATATTGCGATGGCCGTTCGTGAGGCCGCTGTCAACGCCGTGCTGCATGGAAACGCGTACGATCCAGAGAAGCACATTACCGCTTCGTTCGAATCGACCCCGGATTCGCTTATTATCCGCATCAGCGATCAGGGCTCGGGGCTGAATCCAGACACGCTTCCTGACCCTCTGGCCCCCGAAAACATCCTCCGTGGCTCCGGCCGTGGCATCTTTCTCATTCGCGCTTTCATGGATGAGGTAAACTTTCGCCAGCTACACCCAGGTACTGAACTGACTTTGATCAAGCACCGCACCCCCGCGCAGTCGGGAACCTAAGGAGACAAATCACCATGAGCATGAAAGTAAAGACCCGTCAGGTTGACGGCGTCACCATTCTCGATCTCAGCGGCCGGATCACACTCGGCGAAGGCAGTGTCACGCTACGCGACGCAGTTCGCGATGTGCTTGCCAAAGGATCGAACAAGATTCTGCTGAACCTGGGCGATATCAGCTATATCGATAGCTCAGGCATCGGTGAACTCGTCAGCGCGTTCACGACCGTGAAGAACGCCGGCGGCGAGCTGAAGCTTTTGAACCTGACCAAGAAGGTCCACGACCTTCTCCAGATCACGAAGCTCTACACCGTGTTTGACGTAAAGGACGACGAAGCCTCGGCGATCAGCGCCTTTACCAAGTAATCTATCCTGCAAAACAAAGGGCCGTCGCTTTGGCGATGGCCCTGTTCTTTTGCTTGCCATAGATAGCAAGGCCGCCACCCAAGGTGACGGCCTTTGTCGTTTGCCCGCCTATTTGCTGAAATCGACCTTCGGGGCGACGCTGTTGCTTGGGTCGCCCTTGAAGTATTCGTCGCGGTAGTGGAAGCCGGCCATGTTTGCCCAGATGCTGGTCGGAAACTGTTGCACGGAGACGTCATAGTCCCTGAGCACCTTGTTGTAACGGCCACGTTCGACAGCGATGCGGTTCTCCGTACCGGCCAACTCGTCTTCGAGACGCACGAACTGATCGTTGCCCTTAAGGTTTGGATAAGCTTCCTGCAAGCGGAGCAGCGGGCTGAGTGCCACGTCCAGGCGGGAGTTTGCCTGAATGCTGCTCGCCCGGTCCGTCGCGCCGATGAC
This genomic window from Granulicella sibirica contains:
- a CDS encoding GMC oxidoreductase; protein product: MIRDLEVSQPDPSEVADVCIVGAGAAGIVIAVELIRQGKRVVLLEGGGADVEERSQETYRSEVVGNIHRGVHTGRFRAKGGTTTRWGGQILEFEYLDFIQRPWIAESGWPFSKDELRPYYERALELEGLGGVIRKDESVWRKIGVEPPSFDGLHSYFSRWCPEPSFARLHRAVLEENASLVVWLHANAVEMIFHADRMIGVRCRTLTGVEATFRASRFVFCLGAIESSRFFLQPSAAGFPWNRSGLLGRHFQDHIDVNAAEIEPIDSEGFHRIFDNIFREGFKYHPKLRLSSSIQQERRTLNVAATMSFISNADEALGRLKETAKKILRGRVREVAFADVVFVVKNLPLLVRQTLRYAIQNRAYNPSDAAITLRVHCEQQPDSTSSITLSDERDALGLYRTRLDWQISDKELAAIREYVLIAQCSLAGIARVIPDPDLVAGKPEFRAKCDDSNHHMGGMRMAVDPEDGVVDPNLRLHGTANIYVCSGAVFPTSSFSNPTHTVLALAVRLADHLAGDLG
- a CDS encoding CgeB family protein, whose amino-acid sequence is MKILYAGSISPNDSALYRLWALERLGHTVIGFDSLEYAPRNPFLAKVMHRLAAGPQVERLNRDLLRLTMQEKPDVVWTDKLLWLKASTLKRWRALGIVSVNYMIDNPFGTRRDPGWRLYMKNIPFFDLHVVQRDRNIAEYHARGARDVMKIQTAYEPTMHFPPPPGWSDADRDRGVSFIGTPYDDRAQFLTRLWKEFGFHVTVSGGLVWKPALGLEATTAIYRGNGELFRDEYREGIWRSQINLSFITHSNQDEFVHKSFEIAGCGGFLLAERSDGHQQRFEEDVEAVFFSSIEECVEKIRRYLPDEAARARIAAAGLARAERDGYHNDRQVGLIVDRVASILESVRRGKA
- a CDS encoding magnesium transporter MgtE N-terminal domain-containing protein; this encodes MTKHANERTSVSALMGAKVNGPDGRAFGSVREFAVSPSDDAAHVFGFILRLATGKKNGQPSLIRVSDLVQGGDGLQLRASAEMQEMADAEAYLLLERDLLDQQIIDVNGHKVVRVNDVDLIWEACLDGTDRLSLRIAEVEVGVRGAIRRLLKGLPHGTIDNLSCRIPASVIPWDFVDLIDRDPSRRVKLKIEQNRLSKMHPSDIADILEELGPAERHALFTSLDEEVAAEALEEVDPKMQKALIEDLDSEQVAGIVEEMDPGAAADFLSELSDERSEAILEEMDPEERHEVEELLEFSGDSAAGRMTTDYVSLPEVATVSDAVNALRDFEGDIEVITDIILLDDDQKIRGLIPVVRLLFAEPGAALSALPQGHIVSCRLDANGKKVAELFDKYNLRSLPVVDDDKRLAGVIHAEQVIANLRHKH
- a CDS encoding M13 family metallopeptidase, which translates into the protein MPDVGSVLATREDVKADTFEKRSGQITRLIPAGPERVIYDANTRSLQMKGLAAVAAVFLFSGVPFARAQTAPAPRPLQQMPFSPVLDINDMDRTVDPCTDFYKYSCGGWMKNNPIPADQANWSVYAKLTDENAQFLWGILEDAAKATNRTPIQQKIGDAFAACMDTSAIDKRGLDPLRPELAMIDALRDRAAVAASISTLSHDAVGSFFFNSGSTQDPANANDVITAVASGGLGLPDRDYYLKADPKSVETRAKYVAYVTKLFALAGETDAKAASDAADVMRIETALATASLTLVDKRDPYKQFHKMTVAELTKINPSVDWPAFFAKRGLAGIATVNVTEPEFQKALDAELKNEALEALKSYLRFHLLTGAAPALASSFETENFGFYRGYLRGAQQQPPRWKRCVRFVDSSLGEALGQEFVRRTFAADTKQKTLVMTQQIEAVMQDEIEHLDWMSPATKKEALRKLHAIRNKIGYPDTWRDYTKLTITPGDFFGDTERAQQFEDSRDWAKVGKPVDRNEWGMTPPTVNAYFNPQMNDINFPSGVLQPPLYDPKADDAPNYGDTGGTIGHELTHAFDDEGRQFNAEGDLKDWWTKEDAQGFEDRINCLRDQFATYVVVDDIHINSKLTSGEDVADLGGTLIAYIAWKHQVEGKNLKPIDGFTPDQRFFIGYAQWACENTREAAERLQAATDPHSPGFARVNGIVTNLPQFAPAFGCKVGQPMVKSKVCKVW
- a CDS encoding ATP-binding protein, coding for MADHTTSRVSYTLDSSLASVNKVEQTAEEFAERAGFDEDTVPNIAMAVREAAVNAVLHGNAYDPEKHITASFESTPDSLIIRISDQGSGLNPDTLPDPLAPENILRGSGRGIFLIRAFMDEVNFRQLHPGTELTLIKHRTPAQSGT
- a CDS encoding STAS domain-containing protein, whose product is MSMKVKTRQVDGVTILDLSGRITLGEGSVTLRDAVRDVLAKGSNKILLNLGDISYIDSSGIGELVSAFTTVKNAGGELKLLNLTKKVHDLLQITKLYTVFDVKDDEASAISAFTK
- a CDS encoding LemA family protein, which translates into the protein MKSLWIGLGVVGLIVIVLLFVGGSYVSAKNSLVSQNEAVNQAYSQVNVAQQRRLDLIPNLVASVKGYVNEETTVLTNIANARAGVIGATDRASSIQANSRLDVALSPLLRLQEAYPNLKGNDQFVRLEDELAGTENRIAVERGRYNKVLRDYDVSVQQFPTSIWANMAGFHYRDEYFKGDPSNSVAPKVDFSK